Proteins encoded within one genomic window of Solenopsis invicta isolate M01_SB chromosome 10, UNIL_Sinv_3.0, whole genome shotgun sequence:
- the LOC105203289 gene encoding uncharacterized protein LOC105203289, whose protein sequence is MYRQILLHESQTHMQPILWREDSDALINEYEFLTVTHGTSSASFLATRCLQHLAQRCASEYAVGARCVLRDFYVDDLLTSADTIPELKRAREEMVALLRRGHFELGKWASNGRDLLQDVEGATDTSIALGDNSNSRILHETRTWKSQVEWNESLPQNMHCRWLGVKRQLAHLGELRVPRFVGCVGDARVTQLHGFCERAYGACVYVRTQVSGTCRVRLLASKSWVAPIKAISLPRLELSTALLLARLMEKVQAAIECLGARVVLWSDSTITLQWILLSESRKWGAFVANRVGEIQRTTENADWRHVPSAENPANVFSRDAGLAVLTPAVLSPACGGTVHRSCSLTRGSGRREKLNYQKNCRSRKE, encoded by the exons ATGTACCGGCAAATATTGCTTCACGAATCGCAAACGCATATGCAACCCATATTATGGCGCGAGGATTCGGATGCTCTGATTAACGAATACGAATTCCTTACCGTAACACACGGGACGAGTTCGGCATCATTTCTGGCCACTAGATGCCTTCAGCATTTGGCACAGAGGTGTGCATCCGAGTATGCGGTTGGAGCAAGATGCGTCTTACGAGACTTCTACGTGGACGACTTGCTCACCAGTGCCGACACTATACCAGAATTGAAACGCGCGCGCGAAGAAATGGTTGCGTTATTGAGGCGCGGACATTTTGAGTTAGGAAAATGGGCATCCAACGGCCGAGATTTACTGCAGGACGTGGAAGGCGCGACAGATACAAGCATAGCGTTGGGCGACAATTCAAACTCCAGGATCTTGCATGAAACCCG GACTTGGAAGTCTCAGGTCGAATGGAACGAATCGCTGCCTCAGAATATGCATTGTCGGTGGTTGGGGGTGAAACGGCAGCTGGCGCATTTGGGCGAGCTACGCGTACCGCGCTTTGTCGGGTGCGTGGGCGATGCCCGCGTAACACAACTGCATGGCTTCTGTGAACGAGCGTATGGCGCGTGCGTTTACGTCAGAACGCAAGTGTCCGGGACATGCCGGGTTCGACTGTTAGCTTCTAAGTCGTGGGTCGCGCCTATCAAAGCTATATCACTACCCCGTTTGGAGTTGAGCACAGCTTTACTATTGGCAAGACTAATGGAAAAAGTTCAGGCAGCAATAGAGTGCTTGGGAGCTAGAGTAGTCTTATGGTCGGATTCCACTATCACATTGCAGTGGATTCTCCTCTCTGAGTCTCGGAAGTGGGGAGCGTTTGTAGCAAACCGGGTGGGAGAAATCCAGCGTACAACAGAAAACGCAGACTGGCGGCACGTGCCGTCCGCGGAGAATCCGGCCAACGTGTTTTCGCGCGATGCTGGTTTGGCGGTCTTAACTCCAGCGGTCTTGTCTCCAGCATGTGGTGGAACGGTCCACCGTTCTTGCAGCTTGACGAGGGGCAGTGGCCGACGAGAAAAATTGAACTATCAGAAGAATTGCCGGAGCAGAAAAGAGTGA
- the LOC105203288 gene encoding uncharacterized protein LOC105203288 → METVLCEIEAVLNLQPLTPLSEDASDLTCLTPGHFLVGAALNSFPVTDLTAENPERLLRWQRVKQMRQHFWRRWSTEYIHTFIERRKWKANQGEQLKIGQLVLIQQPGLGPLQWLLGRVAQIHPRADGIVRTATLRTRQGQLTRPLTKLAVLPIGDAD, encoded by the coding sequence ATGGAGACCGTTCTGTGCGAAATCGAAGCGGTGCTAAACTTGCAACCGTTGACACCTCTCAGTGAGGACGCTAGCGACCTTACGTGTTTGACTCCGGGTCATTTTTTGGTTGGTGCAGCGCTAAACAGTTTTCCAGTTACAGATTTGACAGCCGAGAACCCAGAACGGCTACTGCGCTGGCAGCGAGTGAAGCAAATGCGCCAGCATTTCTGGAGGCGTTGGAGCACCGAGTACATACATACCTTCATCGAAAGGAGGAAGTGGAAGGCGAACCAGGGCGAGCAATTAAAAATTGGCCAACTCGTACTAATTCAACAGCCAGGACTGGGGCCGTTGCAGTGGCTTCTAGGCCGAGTAGCGCAAATACATCCGAGAGCAGATGGTATCGTTCGCACAGCTACGTTACGGACTAGACAAGGACAGCTCACGAGGCCGTTGACAAAGCTGGCAGTACTTCCCATCGGAGACGCCGACTGA
- the LOC105203290 gene encoding uncharacterized protein LOC105203290 has protein sequence MTEPQPNARTGSTQFSSKRCPLRHQTSTLPSERKRQNRDSSADEYQSNTQASTPRSTRAESESAAHVRLPKLNLLTFSGKYEEWFPFRDTFTSLTDKALDIIKTLEISDSNYDLAWNILKDRYDNKRLIVQTHIKTIFELPAVVKENAGDIRQLADGMLTHIPALNALNCDADKWDALLIHIIMSKLDNITSREWHASLQGTELSTFVELTDFLARHSQVLEESARRDNSVSDRSHSCSQARSGFGRCALHAIVERGKCAYCEDAHLIYYCKNFLALLISRRIGEMRGRKTCLNCLRSRDHVAAECPSSGCRTCKQKHNTLLHLSKEGRKISDPQADGSASDGSSSAAADSASVVAHGAIGGGSADAFFPTALVYIYGANGSRVTCRALLDSRAQANFITRKCLKTLKLNTRLVNISISGMGGAMFVSNRVARIRLRSRLSSFESEFDCFVAEKITDRIPTSTLRRQAFRLPSGIDLTDPKFYVSNIDLLIGTDLFWRLLCVGQIQATSEHPIIQKTRVGGNGYTREEQACVDHFMRNVSNSGKDRYIVELPLRRDIVQRLGESRKTAMKRFLGLEKRLNRDSVLKRAYVDFLREYLLLGHIRIAPASPTGSRPIYLLHHEVIKGNG, from the exons ATGACAGAGCCACAACCAAACGCTCGAACAGGCTCGACgcagttttcttcaaaacgCTGTCCATTACGACACCAAACAAGTACTCTTCCATCGGAACGGAAAAGACAAAACCGTGATTCGTCA GCGGACGAATACCAATCGAACACGCAAGCTTCCACGCCGAGATCGACACGTGCCGAGAGTGAGTCCGCAGCGCACGTGCGATTGCCAAAATTAAATCTCCTAACGTTTTCGGGAAAATATGAGGAATGGTTTCCGTTTCGAGACACTTTTACATCG CTGACGGACAAAGCTCTCGACATcataaaaacattagagatatcggaCAGCAACTATGACCTTGCGTGGAACATATTAAAGGACCGTTACGATAACAAGCGGTTAATTGTGCAAACTCATATAAAAACGATATTCGAACTGCCGGCGGTTGTCAAGGAAAACGCAGGTGACATTCGGCAATTGGCGGACGGGATGTTAACGCACATACCTGCGTTGAATGCGTTGAATTGCGACGCCGACAAGTGGGACGCgttattaattcatataatcATGTCTAAATTGGACAATATAACATCGCGAGAATGGCACGCGTCGCTACAAGGAACTGAATTATCCACGTTCGTGGAATTGACCGACTTTCTTGCGCGCCACAGTCAGGTCTTGGAGGAATCGGCCAGGAGGGACAATAGTGTATCGGACCGTTCCCATTCTTGTTCACAGGCGCGATCGGGCTTCGGGCGATGCGCGCTGCACGCAATAGTAGAGAGGGGAAAGTGCGCGTATTGCGAGGAcgcacatttaatttattactgcaAAAATTTCTTAGCACTTTTGATAAGCCGACGCATAGGCGAGATGCGCGGCAGAAAAACATGCCTAAATTGCTTACGCAGTCGCGATCATGTGGCGGCTGAGTGTCCGTCAAGCGGCTGTAGGACATGTAAGCAGAAACATAACACTTTGCTACATCTTTCTAAGGAGGGGAGGAAGATCAGTGACCCACAGGCTGACGGTTCGGCGTCGGACGGTTCGTCTTCGGCCGCGGCTGACTCGGCTTCCGTAGTGGCTCATGGAGCGATTGGAGGGGGAAGCGCGGACGCGTTTTTCCCGACGGCGCTCGTCTATATCTACGGCGCGAACGGTTCGCGCGTTACGTGCCGTGCGCTGTTGGATTCGAGAGCTCAGGCAAACTTCATTACGCGCAAATGCTTGAAGACATTAAAACTGAATACGCGTTTGGTAAATATATCAATATCGGGCATGGGCGGCGCGATGTTCGTCTCGAACCGAGTAGCGCGAATTAGATTGCGGTCGCGTCTGAGCTCGTTCGAAAGCGAATTTGATTGCTTCGTAGCCGAAAAAATTACCGACAGAATTCCGACAAGTACGCTGAGGCGTCAGGCGTTCAGGCTGCCGTCCGGCATTGATCTGACAGATCCGAAATTTTACGTGTCGAATATCGATTTGCTGATCGGTACCGACTTGTTCTGGCGATTGCTATGCGTGGGCCAAATTCAGGCGACGTCCGAGCATCCCATAATTCAGAAGACTCGCGTGGG TGGTAACGGCTACACCAGGGAGGAGCAGGCGTGCGTGGATCACTTTATGCGCAACGTGTCGAATAGCGGGAAGGACCGATATATCGTGGAGTTGCCTCTCAGAAGGGATATAGTTCAGCGACTCGGCGAGTCGCGCAAAACTGCCATGAAACGTTTTCTGGGACTGGAAAAACGACTCAACCGTGACTCCGTCTTGAAACGTGCTTATGTAGATTTTCTGCGCGAATATCTCTTGTTGGGACATATAAGAATCGCACCTGCAAGTCCGACCGGAAGCAGACCCATTTACTTACTCCATCACGAGGTAATCAAGGGAAACGGGTGA